One window of Gloeothece citriformis PCC 7424 genomic DNA carries:
- a CDS encoding histidine triad nucleotide-binding protein has product MSDTIFGKIIRREIPATIVYEDDLVLAFKDINPQAPTHILLIPKKPLPQLDAATEEDQDLLGYLLLSAKTIAAQVGLKNGYRVVINNGDDGGQTVYHLHLHILGDRPLKWPPG; this is encoded by the coding sequence ATGAGTGATACCATTTTTGGGAAAATCATCCGTAGGGAAATCCCCGCAACTATTGTATATGAGGATGATTTAGTCTTGGCTTTTAAAGATATTAACCCTCAAGCCCCAACTCATATCTTACTCATTCCTAAAAAACCGCTCCCCCAATTAGATGCAGCAACCGAAGAAGATCAAGATCTCCTCGGGTATTTATTACTAAGTGCTAAAACTATTGCTGCCCAAGTTGGACTCAAAAACGGTTATCGAGTCGTGATTAATAATGGAGATGATGGAGGACAAACCGTTTATCATCTACACTTACATATTTTGGGCGATCGACCCCTGAAATGGCCTCCTGGTTAA
- the tnpA gene encoding IS200/IS605 family transposase → MRFKCSIYRLKISSIYNRGFRSVYKLNAHVVFVVKYRRKAINKSILTRLEEIFRDTLQKWECELVQFNGEEDHVHLLIDYKPDITVSKLIANLKTVSSRLIRKENPELSAKYFYKKPYFWTGAYFVASCGGVSVEQLKKYVENQTSPNEETLPR, encoded by the coding sequence ATACGGTTTAAATGTAGCATTTACCGCTTAAAAATATCAAGCATTTATAATCGTGGTTTTAGGTCTGTTTACAAACTTAATGCTCATGTCGTTTTCGTGGTTAAGTATCGACGAAAGGCTATAAATAAAAGTATCTTAACAAGATTGGAAGAAATATTTAGAGATACTCTCCAAAAGTGGGAGTGTGAGTTAGTCCAGTTCAATGGAGAAGAAGACCACGTACATCTCTTAATCGATTACAAACCTGATATTACTGTATCAAAACTAATTGCTAATCTAAAAACAGTTAGCAGTCGCTTAATCAGAAAAGAAAACCCAGAATTATCGGCTAAATATTTCTACAAAAAACCTTACTTTTGGACAGGAGCTTATTTTGTTGCCAGTTGTGGAGGAGTTAGCGTTGAACAATTAAAAAAATACGTTGAGAATCAAACCTCTCCTAATGAGGAAACGCTACCGCGTTAG
- a CDS encoding RNA-guided endonuclease InsQ/TnpB family protein, with the protein MLNVLKVRIYPNKEQEIALAKNFGSVRFVWNYYLNKTNTQYVETGKGMTYCQMAKHLTLLKKNSDYEWLKEATAATLQQSLKNLETAFKNFFSKRAKFPKFKSKHKKQSIRYPESCSIRNNGLKLPKLGVVKAKISKNINGKIKSVTVSKTSTDKYFAAILFETDDLITIDKLKISGIDLGLNSLVTVFDGEITYKVDPIKPTRKYAKRLRRRQQTLSRRVKGSNNRRKAIKKVARIHEKISNTRQDFLHKLSRKLCDENQIVVSENLNIKGLARTKLAKSIHDAGFGMLLNFLSYKLEREGGKLIEVDRFYPSTKLCSCCGFKNDVLTLSIRDWVCPSCLTNHDRDGNAARNLRQEGIRILSTNTVGHTEFQACGETVRLIGTCTKKQVSENQESVVTALA; encoded by the coding sequence ATGTTAAATGTTTTAAAGGTTAGAATTTACCCAAATAAAGAACAAGAAATAGCCTTAGCTAAAAACTTCGGTTCGGTTCGTTTTGTCTGGAATTACTACCTTAATAAAACAAACACTCAGTACGTTGAGACGGGGAAAGGAATGACTTATTGTCAGATGGCAAAACATCTGACTCTACTTAAAAAAAACTCTGATTATGAATGGTTAAAAGAAGCTACTGCTGCCACTTTGCAGCAATCTTTGAAAAATTTAGAAACCGCTTTTAAGAATTTCTTTTCTAAAAGAGCAAAGTTTCCTAAATTTAAAAGTAAACATAAAAAACAATCAATTCGTTACCCTGAAAGTTGCTCAATTAGAAATAACGGACTTAAACTGCCTAAACTAGGAGTTGTTAAAGCCAAGATTTCTAAGAACATCAACGGCAAAATTAAATCTGTGACTGTCTCTAAAACTAGCACTGATAAATATTTTGCGGCAATCTTATTTGAAACAGATGATTTAATAACCATTGATAAGCTAAAAATATCAGGGATTGATTTAGGGTTAAATTCTTTAGTCACTGTCTTTGATGGGGAAATAACTTATAAAGTTGATCCGATTAAACCTACAAGAAAGTATGCTAAACGGTTAAGACGTAGGCAGCAAACACTGTCTCGTAGAGTCAAAGGATCTAACAATCGTAGAAAAGCCATTAAAAAAGTAGCGCGCATTCACGAAAAAATTTCAAACACTAGACAAGATTTTCTCCATAAACTCTCTAGAAAATTGTGCGATGAGAACCAAATCGTAGTATCTGAAAACCTTAATATTAAAGGGTTAGCTCGTACTAAACTAGCAAAATCTATACATGACGCTGGTTTTGGGATGTTGCTTAATTTCTTAAGCTACAAATTAGAAAGAGAGGGAGGAAAACTTATAGAAGTTGACAGGTTTTATCCAAGTACAAAATTGTGTTCTTGCTGCGGTTTTAAAAATGATGTATTAACTCTTAGTATTCGTGATTGGGTATGTCCTAGTTGCTTGACAAATCACGACAGAGACGGAAACGCAGCCCGAAACTTAAGACAAGAAGGTATTAGAATACTGTCAACAAATACTGTGGGACACACAGAATTTCAAGCTTGTGGAGAAACTGTAAGACTCATTGGTACTTGTACCAAAAAGCAGGTTTCTGAGAATCAAGAATCGGTCGTCACAGCGTTAGCTTGA
- a CDS encoding retropepsin-like aspartic protease family protein, whose product MRKIISVVILVSGMIVAPLPFKSQAQSECFLQGTGGQQIDLGHLCGGGRTSNNAAVASGVYKIPIVRRLGGIPTVMVVFNDKQKVEMLFDTGASGVAITESMAKMIGVRKEAQDTAQTAGGIVEYHLGRVASLQAGNLVRKNIVVGIVPEMGGEQGLLGQNFFGDYDVMIKEKEIELHPRR is encoded by the coding sequence ATGAGAAAAATTATTAGTGTTGTAATTTTAGTTTCAGGGATGATTGTCGCTCCCTTACCTTTTAAAAGCCAAGCTCAGTCAGAATGCTTTTTACAAGGGACAGGAGGTCAACAGATTGATCTGGGACATCTTTGTGGCGGGGGTAGAACCTCCAATAATGCGGCTGTTGCTTCAGGAGTCTATAAAATTCCCATTGTCCGTCGTTTGGGGGGTATTCCTACGGTGATGGTGGTCTTTAATGACAAGCAAAAGGTTGAGATGTTATTTGATACCGGCGCTTCAGGAGTGGCCATTACAGAGTCGATGGCTAAAATGATCGGGGTTCGTAAAGAAGCTCAAGATACCGCTCAAACCGCAGGAGGCATCGTAGAATATCATCTAGGTCGTGTGGCCTCTCTACAAGCGGGTAATTTAGTGCGTAAAAATATCGTCGTTGGCATAGTCCCTGAAATGGGAGGAGAACAAGGACTATTAGGACAAAACTTTTTTGGCGATTATGATGTAATGATTAAAGAAAAAGAAATAGAATTACATCCCCGTCGTTAA
- the psbU gene encoding photosystem II complex extrinsic protein PsbU, producing MKTLARILVVFTLIVGLIGFFNPLPAQAALNAVDAKLTTEFGQKIDLNNSHIREFRDLRGFYPNLASKIIKNAPYDKVEDVLNIPGLSERQQERLQANLDKFTVTEPSKELIEGDDRINPGVY from the coding sequence ATGAAAACTTTAGCGCGTATTTTGGTCGTTTTTACCCTAATTGTCGGTTTAATTGGCTTTTTCAATCCCTTACCCGCCCAAGCGGCTTTAAATGCGGTTGATGCGAAATTAACCACTGAATTTGGTCAAAAAATCGATTTAAATAATAGCCATATTCGGGAATTCCGGGATTTACGCGGTTTCTATCCCAACTTAGCCAGTAAAATCATCAAAAATGCGCCCTACGATAAAGTAGAAGATGTTTTAAACATTCCTGGATTATCTGAGCGTCAACAAGAACGTTTACAAGCTAATTTAGACAAATTTACTGTTACCGAACCTTCCAAAGAATTAATCGAAGGAGACGATCGCATTAACCCTGGAGTTTACTAA
- a CDS encoding TIGR03960 family B12-binding radical SAM protein: MAVAIENLITSEITKPARYLGNELGAKHKPWESATVRWVLTYPEIYEVGASNLGHIILYNILNTQPRQLCDRAYLPASDLAAKLRETDTPLFALESRRPLKEFDILGFSLSYELGATNILEMLDLAGIPLTWQDRQTQDYPLIFAGGQTATSNPEPYADFFDFVALGDGEELLPEIGLVIEEGKAAGLSKEELLLDLAQVPGVYVPRFYDLAEDGSVHPNRPDVPQRVLRRVATPIPAYSIGLVPYIETVHDRLTMEIRRGCTRGCRFCQPGMLTRPARDVDPEQVVEAIEKGMRATGYNEFSLLSLSCSDYLALPAVGIEVKNRLKTENITLSLPSQRVDRFDENIANIIGGTRQSGLTFAPEAGTQRMRDVVNKGLTNEELLRGIKTAVEQGWDKVKLYFMIGLPGETDLDVIGIAETVRWLRRECQMKGRKRLDFNITVSNFTPKPHTPFQWHSVSTAEFLRKQDLLRQEFHRMKGVKINYTDVRISAMEDFVGRGDRRLSSVVRRAWELGAGMDSWWENLGQAYTAWERAIDEAGLTWKYRQVENGEWNVFDHSQIDYDAPLPWDHLDTGIDKEWLKTDLQKALEAATVPDCSFEGCSHCGVCGIDFGHNIVVKPPEIPPFEGHFQPNQDRVQRLRVWFGKQGEMALVSHLDLVRLWDRVVRRAAIPISFTGGFHPGPRISIANALPLGATSSSEIVDFELTQRMSVKDFQDQLVTQLPEDIPIYRIEELNIKAPAATRLLDKAQYFITVATPEPVNREQWQSWINAVLNSQEIIMAKTTKSGKVQQVNLRDRLYELSIYRYDESLVLWYLGSCRNDGSLLQPEHITYMLEQVSGQEIQLLKIHRQQISLSEQCVD; this comes from the coding sequence ATGGCAGTTGCAATAGAAAATCTTATAACATCAGAGATTACCAAACCGGCTCGTTATTTGGGTAACGAATTGGGAGCAAAGCATAAGCCTTGGGAAAGTGCTACCGTGAGATGGGTGTTAACCTATCCAGAAATTTATGAGGTTGGGGCTTCAAATCTAGGCCACATCATTTTATATAACATTTTAAATACTCAACCCCGGCAACTGTGCGATCGCGCCTATTTACCCGCTTCAGACTTAGCCGCTAAGTTACGGGAAACCGATACCCCTCTATTTGCCCTAGAGTCGCGTCGTCCCCTCAAAGAGTTTGATATTCTGGGATTTAGTTTAAGTTATGAGCTTGGGGCGACTAATATCTTAGAAATGCTCGACTTGGCAGGAATACCCCTCACCTGGCAAGACCGTCAAACCCAAGACTATCCCCTCATTTTTGCCGGCGGACAAACCGCCACCTCAAACCCTGAACCCTATGCGGACTTTTTTGATTTTGTGGCCTTGGGAGATGGGGAAGAATTATTGCCGGAAATAGGCTTAGTTATCGAAGAAGGAAAAGCAGCCGGCTTAAGCAAAGAAGAGTTATTACTAGATTTAGCCCAAGTTCCGGGGGTATATGTCCCCAGATTTTATGATCTCGCCGAAGATGGGTCAGTTCATCCTAACCGTCCCGATGTCCCCCAACGAGTGTTAAGGCGAGTGGCTACCCCTATCCCCGCCTATTCTATCGGGTTAGTGCCCTATATCGAAACAGTCCACGATCGCCTAACGATGGAAATTCGCCGGGGCTGTACCAGAGGATGTCGTTTTTGTCAACCGGGAATGTTAACCCGTCCGGCGCGAGATGTAGACCCAGAACAGGTAGTAGAAGCGATCGAAAAAGGGATGAGAGCAACGGGATATAATGAATTTTCCCTGCTTTCCCTCAGTTGTTCTGATTATTTAGCCCTGCCGGCGGTGGGAATAGAAGTCAAAAACCGCCTCAAAACCGAAAATATTACCCTCTCTCTACCGAGTCAACGGGTCGATCGCTTTGATGAAAATATTGCTAATATTATCGGCGGAACTCGTCAGTCTGGGTTAACCTTTGCGCCAGAAGCCGGGACTCAACGGATGCGAGATGTGGTCAATAAAGGGTTAACCAATGAAGAATTACTCAGAGGGATAAAAACCGCCGTTGAGCAAGGTTGGGATAAAGTTAAACTCTATTTTATGATCGGGTTGCCGGGAGAAACTGACCTAGATGTGATCGGTATTGCGGAAACGGTGCGCTGGTTGCGTCGAGAATGTCAGATGAAAGGCAGAAAACGCCTAGATTTTAATATTACGGTGTCTAATTTTACCCCGAAACCCCATACCCCTTTTCAATGGCATTCCGTCTCTACGGCTGAATTTCTCCGCAAACAGGACTTATTGCGCCAAGAATTTCACCGCATGAAAGGGGTTAAGATTAATTATACTGATGTCCGCATCTCAGCGATGGAGGACTTTGTCGGTAGAGGAGACCGGCGTTTAAGTTCTGTTGTCCGTCGTGCTTGGGAATTAGGGGCAGGAATGGACTCTTGGTGGGAAAATTTAGGTCAAGCTTATACGGCCTGGGAACGTGCGATCGATGAAGCCGGGTTAACCTGGAAATATCGACAAGTGGAAAATGGAGAATGGAACGTTTTTGATCACTCTCAAATTGATTATGACGCGCCGTTACCTTGGGATCATCTCGATACTGGGATAGATAAAGAATGGCTCAAAACTGACTTACAAAAAGCCTTAGAAGCGGCAACTGTCCCCGACTGTTCTTTTGAGGGGTGTTCTCATTGTGGGGTCTGTGGGATAGACTTTGGTCATAATATCGTGGTTAAACCCCCAGAAATTCCTCCTTTTGAGGGGCATTTTCAGCCCAACCAAGACCGAGTTCAGCGTTTACGGGTGTGGTTTGGTAAACAGGGAGAAATGGCCTTAGTGAGTCATTTAGATTTAGTCCGACTTTGGGATAGAGTGGTCAGAAGGGCGGCTATACCTATTTCTTTTACGGGAGGGTTTCATCCGGGGCCAAGAATTTCTATTGCCAATGCTTTACCCTTGGGCGCAACCAGCAGCAGTGAAATTGTTGATTTTGAATTAACTCAAAGAATGAGTGTTAAAGACTTTCAAGATCAATTAGTGACTCAGTTGCCAGAGGATATCCCTATTTATCGCATCGAAGAGTTAAATATTAAAGCCCCGGCAGCAACTCGGTTATTAGATAAAGCTCAGTATTTTATTACAGTAGCAACACCTGAACCGGTTAACCGAGAACAATGGCAAAGTTGGATCAATGCGGTGTTAAATTCTCAGGAAATTATCATGGCAAAAACCACTAAATCTGGAAAGGTTCAACAGGTCAATTTACGCGATCGCCTGTATGAATTATCGATTTATCGTTATGATGAATCTCTGGTTTTATGGTATTTAGGAAGCTGTCGTAATGATGGTTCTCTCCTCCAACCCGAACATATTACCTATATGTTAGAACAGGTGTCTGGGCAAGAGATTCAATTATTAAAAATTCATCGTCAGCAAATTAGTTTATCTGAGCAATGTGTTGATTAA
- a CDS encoding STAS domain-containing protein, with amino-acid sequence MRSMLETDTIVTLEPTGYLTAANITQFQEQLTLNVSDPEKSIFLVDMTQVEFLDSAGLMALASACRLAQSLDKQFSICSIPPSVKIIFELTQLDRFLDIYDNRETFEATLNQTQDIAA; translated from the coding sequence ATGAGGAGTATGTTAGAAACCGATACCATCGTTACCCTTGAACCAACGGGATACCTTACAGCAGCCAACATCACCCAATTTCAAGAACAACTAACTTTAAATGTAAGCGATCCAGAAAAGTCTATTTTTTTGGTGGATATGACCCAAGTAGAGTTTCTTGATAGTGCGGGACTGATGGCTTTAGCCTCCGCTTGTCGTCTAGCCCAAAGTTTAGACAAACAGTTTAGTATCTGTTCGATTCCCCCATCGGTTAAAATTATCTTTGAACTGACTCAGTTAGATAGATTCTTAGATATTTACGACAACCGGGAAACCTTTGAGGCGACTTTAAATCAAACACAAGACATTGCAGCTTAA
- the nadB gene encoding L-aspartate oxidase has protein sequence MLLSDPLCQSKDSLKIPQSCDIVVVGSGAAGLYAALKLPSHYQVCIITKDTLKTGASEWAQGGIAAAIDPADSPMLHYEDTLKAGAGLCDPKAVKFLVEHAPEAIKNLVELGVSFDRKGDNLAMTLEAAHSRPRVLHAADTTGKAIVSTLTEKVLERPNIQIISQAVALSLWLDPQTRQCQGISCLYQNQITWIKAGAVILASGGGGQVYAQTTNPTVSTGDGVALAWRAGAILRDLEFVQFHPTALTKPGAPHFLISEAVRGEGAHLIDHQGERFAFAYHENGELAPRDVVSRAIFNHLQKTASDPAHATVYLDLRPIEPERIRRRFPNIIGVTQEWGVDVFTQPIPVAPAAHYWMGGVVTDLTTQTSIKGLYAIGETASTGVHGANRLASNSLLECVVFTAQLPHLEIAQVLKEDESFPLSVIPESPQWSQEIEQIEKIREALPALMWQCAAISRSHERLEFALERVTQWREELAGFKLCQYLLDLSPKHNLVFKSSIPEQSLRICLETLNLLDIAYLILKSALFRTESRGGHYRSDYPDTSPNWQVHTLTQGDRWWTSPINS, from the coding sequence TTGCTCTTGAGTGACCCCCTTTGCCAGTCTAAAGACTCCCTGAAGATTCCTCAATCCTGTGACATTGTTGTAGTCGGTTCGGGTGCGGCTGGACTCTATGCCGCTTTGAAGTTACCCTCCCACTATCAAGTCTGTATCATCACCAAAGATACCCTAAAAACCGGAGCCAGTGAATGGGCACAAGGAGGAATTGCCGCCGCCATCGATCCGGCTGACTCCCCCATGCTCCACTATGAAGATACCTTAAAAGCCGGTGCCGGTTTATGTGACCCAAAAGCGGTTAAATTTTTAGTCGAACACGCTCCCGAAGCGATTAAAAATTTAGTGGAATTAGGGGTCAGTTTTGACCGCAAAGGGGACAACTTGGCCATGACTCTAGAGGCGGCCCATTCTCGTCCTAGGGTACTTCATGCCGCCGACACCACCGGCAAAGCTATTGTCAGCACCTTAACCGAAAAAGTCTTAGAACGCCCCAATATTCAAATTATCTCTCAGGCAGTAGCTTTAAGTTTATGGCTAGATCCTCAAACTCGTCAGTGTCAAGGAATTAGCTGTCTGTATCAAAATCAAATTACTTGGATTAAAGCGGGTGCAGTCATTCTCGCCAGTGGCGGCGGAGGACAAGTTTATGCCCAAACCACTAACCCCACCGTTAGCACAGGGGATGGAGTCGCCTTAGCATGGCGTGCCGGGGCTATCCTTCGGGATCTCGAATTTGTCCAATTTCACCCCACCGCCTTAACTAAACCCGGTGCCCCCCATTTTTTAATCTCTGAGGCAGTCAGAGGAGAAGGCGCTCATCTGATTGATCATCAAGGAGAAAGGTTTGCGTTTGCTTATCACGAAAATGGAGAATTAGCCCCTAGAGATGTAGTCAGCCGGGCTATTTTTAATCATTTACAAAAAACAGCCTCAGATCCCGCCCATGCTACCGTTTATCTTGATTTACGTCCCATTGAGCCGGAACGGATTCGTCGTCGTTTCCCTAATATCATTGGTGTCACTCAAGAGTGGGGAGTCGATGTGTTCACCCAACCCATCCCCGTTGCACCGGCTGCCCATTATTGGATGGGAGGAGTGGTCACTGATTTAACCACCCAAACCTCGATTAAAGGATTATATGCCATAGGAGAAACCGCCAGTACAGGGGTTCACGGTGCAAATCGTTTGGCGAGTAATTCCTTATTAGAATGTGTGGTTTTTACCGCCCAACTACCCCATCTAGAAATTGCTCAGGTACTCAAAGAGGACGAATCTTTCCCTTTGTCAGTCATCCCAGAGTCACCACAATGGTCTCAAGAAATCGAACAAATTGAGAAAATTCGAGAGGCTTTACCCGCTTTAATGTGGCAATGTGCGGCAATTTCTCGTTCTCATGAGCGATTAGAGTTCGCCTTAGAGAGGGTGACTCAGTGGCGAGAAGAACTTGCCGGTTTCAAACTCTGTCAATATTTACTCGATTTATCCCCTAAGCACAATCTGGTTTTTAAATCGTCCATCCCAGAGCAATCTTTACGAATTTGTCTAGAAACTCTAAATTTATTAGATATCGCCTATTTAATTCTTAAAAGTGCCCTCTTTCGTACAGAAAGTAGGGGGGGACACTACCGGTCTGATTATCCAGATACCTCCCCTAATTGGCAAGTTCATACTTTAACGCAAGGCGATCGCTGGTGGACATCTCCTATCAATTCTTAA